From Helicobacter canis:
TGCAAACTCTTTTGCCCCTACGCGCTTTAGTCTTGCTAGATCTTTTATGCGCTTTGCCGTGGCTTTTCTCACGCGAGCAAAGCTTTCAAAGCTCACCACCCCCAAAAAGTCTAGCCCGCTACGCATAGGTCTTAGGCACACTTTATGGGCTTGTAGTCCTAGATCTTGCAAGGCTCTTTTAATATTCCCAAAGCTTCTCCATAGATCCCTCTTACTATCGCTAAACAGCACTATATCATCAGCATATCGCACCAGCTTTACGCCCTTTGTATGCGCCCTATCAATGTCCCTTAGATATACATTGCCAAAAAGAGCACTTAGATAGCTCCCTAGATCTAGCCCCTTTTGATTTGCCCCTAGCACTTTAGCGATAAGCGTAAGTGTCCTAGCACACGATATGTTCCTAGCGATTTGCTTTTGTAAAATTGCTAGATTGATATGCGCGTAGAATTTGGCTATATCGCATTTGAGATAGTATCTATACACCTTGGCATATCTCTTCACGCGCTTTAGTCCATAATCCACCCCCCGCCCCTTGATACACGCGCAAGTCTGCGTGCTAAGAGTCTTTAGCAGCAAAGGCTCTATGATATTTGCTAGGGCGTGGTGGATTATTTGATTAGGATAAAAGGGGGAGATCGCTAGCTCGCGCGCCTTGCCATTTTCTAGGCGAGTTTTCTTCGTGGTGGATTCTAGTAGCTTAAGATCTTTGCCCATAAGCTTATCTTGCACCTTTTTGGCATAAAGCTCTCGATCTTTTAGCACTCTTTGCACGCTAGCTCTTTTTAGCTTGCCGCGGCTTGCTTTGGTGATCGCTAGCTGGATATTTTCTAAGCTTATGATCTTTTCATAAAGGTGTTTATGTGTTTTTATGGTAGATCCTTTGTTTCTATTCTCCCCATAATTTTCGCTTACGCTACTAGTTATTATTTGGGGCTTTCCTTTGTTCAAGCGTTGGATCTAGGCGGATCCGCATTTATCGCTTGGGCTACTAGGGGGTGTTAGAATCCACTTTTTTGCTTTATGGATCGCCACGCCGACAAGTCGGCTCGCGATGACAATAAAAAAGTGGATTCTATAACGCTGCTGGATTCTACACCAAGCACAAAGCGGAAGGATTTTGAGGCTAGAATCGTGGCTTTGCAAGGCGAGCGCGGAGATAAGACTAGTGGTCTATCGCACAAGCGAGCCGAAGCGATCCACGATTCTAGTCCAAAAGCCAACGCCGAGCTAGAAATAGGGTGGGAGCCGATGTTCCAGTTGCGATCCCCCAGCTCGTTGTTACCATTCCAAGCAAACAAGCC
This genomic window contains:
- a CDS encoding reverse transcriptase domain-containing protein, yielding MQRVLKDRELYAKKVQDKLMGKDLKLLESTTKKTRLENGKARELAISPFYPNQIIHHALANIIEPLLLKTLSTQTCACIKGRGVDYGLKRVKRYAKVYRYYLKCDIAKFYAHINLAILQKQIARNISCARTLTLIAKVLGANQKGLDLGSYLSALFGNVYLRDIDRAHTKGVKLVRYADDIVLFSDSKRDLWRSFGNIKRALQDLGLQAHKVCLRPMRSGLDFLGVVSFESFARVRKATAKRIKDLARLKRVGAKEFARIFSYYGYVKRASCFNLFSKILRVIKHKIKAYCKKAHIAYPLKGLCFYRREPRLLA